Genomic DNA from Brienomyrus brachyistius isolate T26 chromosome 22, BBRACH_0.4, whole genome shotgun sequence:
TGCAGTACTACACAGACATGATAGAGGGCGCACTTTCAGAGCGACTGAGGGCCGGACAAACGCAGCAAGAGAAGCAACACAAGGCAGAGAAGGACGGAGACATAGAGGAGGAGAGAGCCAGCACCCCAACTGACCTGCAAGACGTTGATTTTTAAAGAATGAGAAGCAGCAGAAATTTTCATTCAAATCAAACTGCATCAAAATAACCAGTTAAAACTGATTTAACTAAAACGTCAAATCTaggtatttttatatttaatgtattatttatttatttatggtcTATTCGTACTTCTGTTTAATTTTATCTTAGAATGTTTTATGTCATATTGTTTTGGTCTTTGCTACAATCTtacaaacattttatttaagatatttatatatttaattatggtgtttattttatttgtccTAATTTATTCGTATGTGTATATAATCACTGAATTTTGCATGTTATATTGTTGTAAAATGTGTTGTTTGAGACAATGAATgactttttccattttttaagAATATCCCAAATTAGTGTTTAATTACTCTTCACATTGAAGACAATAACTGTCCATGTTTCAAATGATATTTTGCATACTTGTTTTATAAAACAGAAAAGTGGTTCTTCTTTACGTTGTCCTTGACTGAATTATCATTGAAAACACCAGAATATCACACGGCTACTGTTTATACACTAACAtggtttgtttttctattactaaacattacattttacatttataaGCAGTTTGATTAGATTTTCCCTGTATTTACAACTATAACTTGTATTTAGAGCTATAACTAAATCAGTTGCTGCAAAGAAGTCGGTTTTGCACCATACGGAGACACACTTTTTCAAATACCTGAACACTGATTTGGAGTTACCTCCTCCCAGCTGATGTTAGCTCGATCCCTGTAtagtaaattaataatcattttaATTGTGATTAAAAGGCTTCCTGGCAGACTCTAGTCCCCAGTAAGGACGAATTCTGTTTTTTGAGTCAGATGTTTTTAGATGATGTCTATAGTGGAGGTAGATTTAGTAGTTACTGGAGTTAGTAGAGCTATATATCAAAATATGAATAATACGTCGATTGTTCCACATATATTTCTTAAGAGTTATTATAGATGAAATTGCTTACGTCGCTTATTTAATAACATATCTCCTTTGTGTTCTTGAAAAGAAGATCATCCACCATTTCTTTTACAGCTGTTCCTCTCAATAATTTTATGTGAGAATTTGGTTCTGACAAAAGGAAATACGCATTTCTGAATGCATGCCATTTGTTTTAGGTATCAGGATAAACCATTTTGGTGCTAATACTGCATTTATGCTACTCTGTCCTCAAAGGAAATGTCATATTCATAAATTCAGAACGCTAGAGTCTAAACCTCATTAAATTAGTCAGTGTTTATACAGAATCCCAACTTAGTGCCTCTAAAACTCACGATACTGAACTCCTCTGTCAATTAACTGTTTTGTTttacataatatatttttttattatagtgtccaCATTTCATCAATGTTATTATTTTGTAAGTTCAAAATCCAAAACCTCGCTCGGAACTGGAGATGGGAACCGGGAAGGATGCTGCGCGACGATGACAATATAGGCGCTAGATCTCGCGAGATCCTGTCGCCTGTTGAAAACGTCGAGAAGTGCTGCTCTACTGGATAGGCTGTCGCCTAGCGATGATGCTGCGTGTGTCGGGAATTCTGTTTTTCTAGAACATTGTCTTCGTTAGTAAGGCAGCCGAGCTGGGAAAGACAGCAGAGGGGAAGGCATACAAAAGAAGGAACAGCAGACGACTGGCGAATGAAGGTAGGTGCGAGGCTCATAGAGACTGTAGTGCGGTCACAGGTTGCCGGGAAAGAGGCGCACTCACTGAGCGTACGAAAGGGATATCCTGCGTGTCGCCAGTCCCCTTTGAGTGCCTGTTCACTTCATACTTGTGTGATTTCACACCATTACCCACCATATTGCACACCTGTGAGCACGGCAACCGCAGTCTTATTCAATAGATGTacgtccattttccaagcccCTGTCCTCAGCAGGCATGCGGAGGAGGTCCTGCAGTCTGCTTAACGCAGGATAAGGCACAAAACATGGGGAACACCCgagctgggatgccagtctaggGCAGGGCACATACACTATGACCATTTTAGAAATGTTTGTTAGCCTAATTGCAagtctttggactggggggaaaaaaccctcacagcatgcaaactgcacacacaaaaCAAGCGGCAATTAGTTCCTGTGGGTTCTCCtgcttcctgtatttactgtgGTGTCTCCTACTCTTGTGTTTCTGTGCCAGAGGATCATGCCCGGAGCTCCAtgctggctgctgctgctgggctCTCTGTCGCTCAGGGTGTGGTCATTACCAATTGAGCGCAATTCGATTCCCCAGGATGCCCAGCCCTTTCAGGAGGAGAAGCGGGAAGATAATGCGGTACTTAGTAAACTTGTTTTCTGGCTCATCATTTGTTACTGGTGTTTACAGAAATCTGAACACTTCTGTTCACACAAATAAAGCAGTGGAGCATGTTGGTCTCTGACAGTTAAGagaaccattcagtgtctgATGGTTTTATGCTCTTTTCATGTTCCTGTGGTCTTCCTCTCTGAGTTCTGGGTGTACCCCTTTGTACCCAGGCCTGGCAGTCAGTTCTGGGTGTACCCCTTTGTACCCAGGCCTGGCAGTCAGTTCTGGGTGTACCCCTTTGTATCCAGGCCTGGCAGTCAGTTCTGGGTGTACCCCTTTGTACCCAGGCCTGGCAGTCAGATCTGGGTGTACCTCTCTGTACCCTGGCCTGGCAGTCAGATCTGGGTGTAACCTGGGTCTTGTGCTTCCAGTGCTGTGAAAACACAAGCCAGTGTTTTGCTTCAGGTTGTCTAGTTTCATCAATCCTGTCTCTCTGCCCATGGCACCTATACATGTAGCCACCGATATTCAGCTCCCATTTCAAAGTACATGGTGCATCTCCTTCTCAGGACACTGGGCTGTACTATGACAGGTACCTCCGAGAAGTGATCGAGGTACTGGAGACTGATCCTCACTTCAGAGAGAAGCTGCAGACTGCCAACGCTGAAGATATCAAGGTGATTCCCCACCTTTCCGTCGCACAGGTCAATGCTCTCTGCCTGTGTAGGTGGAGCAGCTCCTCCGCTCTCTCCTCCATTGCTGCAGCGCAGACATGCCCTGCCTCCACCTCTCTCAATCTCTGATAGAATGGCCGTCTCAGCAAGGAGCTGGACCTGGTCGGCCACCACGTGCGGACCCGCCTGGATGAGCTGAAGAGGCAGGAGGTGTCCCGGCTGCGAATGCTGCTCAAAGCTAAGATGGACAGTGCCAGCATGCACAGTGAGGGCCTGGCAGTCAGTTCTGGGTGTACCCCAGAACTCGTTtttgtcttagttattttacctatttgcattgttttcagttttgatttgaaatccagtttagTTTTAGTCTGAAAGTTGCAGAGCTATTTTTGTGTGCCTGATCCTGCATGAACACACTGCATATTACGTGCTAGTGTCCTCAATAGGGGCTTAACATGTTCTGAGTATCATCAGTTAGCCATTAGTTATAAAAAAATCGTTACATCAGCaaaatgaagtaaaaaaaatcGATGATAAAAAATGTTtgacatttgtttttattttatttgtatagtctTAGTTTTCCTAAATAACACTGGTGTACATGTCCATGGTTCTCTGTGTGGCATCTCGCTGTTCTTTCTGTGTCCACCTCCCATCGGGGAAGATCTTCAGGTAGACCACACCTCACTGCTGAAGCAATTTGAGCACCTGGACCCTCACAACCAGAACACTTTTGAGGCCAAAGATCTGGAGCTGCTAATCGCTACGGTAACTATGGATGGAGGGGATATAAACATAGGATTTTAACGAACTATGGTTAACCCTTAGAACCCAACAAACGCAAAATGCGTTTATTTTCTCACCCATTAATGGACAGGGTTCTATGGGTTAATGCTTAATTTGAGCTTCTCGAATTGGCTTTTCATTTGCAGGTAGCAATGGGTTTGGCACACGGTGTGGTGCCTTACGTAGAGCAATAAACGGGAGTCATGGTGCCAAACCGCTAGATTGCTAGGTTTACATGCCATTCGCCACCCCCCGTCCTCCTACAGGCCACCAAGGACCTCGAAAACTATGACGCAGAGCGACATGAAGAGTTTAAACGCTATGAGATGTTAAAGGAACATGAACGCCGGCAGTATCTGAAGGGGTTGGACCAGGAGaagagggagacggaggagaggaggctgcaggagctgcaggagaaACACCGGCAACACCCGAAAATCAATGCCCCGGTGAGAGAGGGAGGTGCAGGGGAGAGTCCCgaagagagaaggagctgccaGAGAGCAAGGGAGGAGCTTCATTATCATCATGCTGTCTTGTAATTCCTGTGTGACATGGACAGGAAGTCGGCTCACCTTGTAGAGCAGAAGCTGCAGTAGATCATTGCAGTTTCAGTGGGAAACACTAACTGTATGCTAATCCTGGTCCTTGATCGCACCCCAGGGTAGCGTGGCTCAGCTTCGCGAGGTGTGGAAGGAGACGGATGGCCTGGACCCACAGGAATTCAACCCCAAAACCTTCTTTAAGCTCCATGGTCCGTGTGTACCCACACTCTTTGCCAAACATCCTAATCATTCAATCCTAACTTTTCAATGCTGTTACTTCTCTCTGCATCCTTTTCTTAATCGAGCAAGCTGGCCACTGTCCCTCTGGCCAGCAGCGTGACTATGGATTCCTTTTTGTCTACCACAGACACAAATGGCGACGGAGTTCTGGAtgagcaggagctggaggctCTCTTCACTAAAGAGGTGTGTGTTTCTTGCATGCCTGCTGACATGAACCCTACTTCTGTGCTTATTTGGGATGCGTCAATCTCTTCTGCCAGCTTGAAAAGGTCTATGACCCACGCAATGAGGAGGATGACATGGTGGAGATGGAGGAGGAGCGACTGAGGATGAGGGAGCACGTGATGAAGAACGTGAGTCTGCCCTCCCGGTTTCTCTGCCGTTCCATTCCTGTCCGCCGACTGTCACTGTTGGCTGCTTCAGCTCCTGAGTGCTCCCGCTGTGTCACACTGGCACTGCAAACTCCTAAAGACAGCAGCTGCCACCGCAGACCTCTCCTAATtttgatttaatatatttgGGCAGGTAGATATCAACCACGATCGGTTGGTCAGCCTGGATGAGTTTTTGAAGTCGTTGGAGAAGAAGGAGTATTACAGTCCAAAGGAGTGGAAGGTGAGGAGGGTGAGGGTGAGGGAGGGTCTGTGTCAGGCCCATACTGGTAAAGGAGCTTAGAGgaaagggtgggggaggggtgcaagTGACTGCGAACCATGGTCAGCATTGGTTTCCTattggtctcctgcctgctgAAGACCCTGGATGACACTAAGCCGGTGTATTCGGAGGCTGAGCTTCAGCAGTTTGAGGCGGAGCTGCGGGAAAAGGAGGCGGAGCTTGGACTCAAGGCAGAGTCTTTGCGTAAGGAGCAGGAGCTGCTGAATGAGCGAGGCCGAGCGCTGGAAGCGCAGAAGAGGGAGTATCAACTGGTGAGGTCTTACCTGCCATTCACACACTGGGTTTAGCTGTGCGGTACAGAGCGTGCCCTCCTCATGCGGCGCCCTCACCTCCAGGCAGTGATGGAGATGTCCCAGAGACAGAAGAACCTGCAGGCAGGATCTCAGGCTCCCCCTGCAGGGCCTAATGGGGAGCTGCAGTTTCATCCAGTAGAGCGAGGTGAGGAAGTGGTGTTTAGTAAATACCTTTAGCTGAATATTTATGAGTGACAGACAGAAAGCTGTGTGCCTGCTTCGGTATGGAGGCCTGACAATCCCGCCGCCCCCCAGGCCCCGTCCCTCAGGATGTGGAGGTGGATGGACAGAATGTTCCCCCTGCAGAGCCTCCCCAAAACCTGCCCCTGCACACTCCttaacagtcacacacacatacatactaaGTCTGTGGTTTTTCCTTCTATCAGTTCAGTTATTGCTGTTCGTTTTCAATTCAGTTCAGTACATtcttatatagcacctttctcAGCAGTAACCCCAAGGTGCTTTTCATGGATGCGTTGTGATATGTTCCTGCATCATTCCTGCTCGTACCTTCAGGTTCACCTGCCATCGTGTGAATCGTGTATGACGGCATTTCGGGCGCGGGGTCAGCTGGGCTGACATCCTGCCCCGGATTCGCGTCCCCATACCTCAGTGGAGCACGGTGCCGCCTCCCCCCAGATCGATGCTCTTCCAGAATCACGCACCCAGCACTTGGACCCGCGATGGCACGCCCACACACCGCGCCAGCTTCACGTTTGTTGTGTGGTCTTGCATTTTAATAAAGGGGCTGTTTTCACAATACCTTTTGTGGTTCATCACTGTGCTACGTATCTGTGCTACTGTGTTCCCTGCAGAGCAAATTTCTGTTTATTCACTGGAGTTGGTTTTGGGAACTATACTTACTGTCGGCAAAAAAAAACGGACTTTTTGGTCTAATTAGGCCATGATGCAGTACCACCTgtaacctacagagggctgcgGAGTCATGCAAATAGTACTGGTCAAAACAGGATGCTGTGTGCTGGTGATCTCACTTGGTTTCTTCATATTGTCAGTGTATGAGTGTCCTCTGAGCGGTCCTAGGAGCTTATTTAATGCCAGCCGCTTGTGCTTTTATCTTTATTGGTCTGTCCCTGTCTGATCACGAGTCAGTGCTCTGCATCTGTGCTATTAAAACTCTCTGCGTTAGGGGTGAAATGTTTGTGGGTGAATCGACCTGCCCAGTCCCAGCTGTCAAGACACAGACTGAGGGGTGGCCCTCCCAGGGTGGAAGGAATCCTCCATGTACACTCAGAGGCACAGCAGACTAAGGCTCGCATTTCTACAGAAGGATGAGGAGCGGATGAGGAAGCAGAATCGCTTTCCCCGTTTCTGCAGCCATTTTAGTGCTTATGACATGTTCTGTCCAAGGTAGCAAAAGAAATTTGGATGTCAGCGTTTTACCATCCCCTCCCCCGTTTGTGTGAGCCCAGCCCAGCCATGGAGAGTATCACCCACTGGTATCTATGGTCTTTCCTCAGACATCAGGGATTGCCATTTCACTGTAAATAAGCTGCTGTTCCATAGCACATGCCGTTTCAAGTTTTTATGATGAAAGATGCCTATTACTGCACCAGCATCTGCGCACAGATCGTTACATTTACACCGTTTAAATCTGATTCCGGAGCTTATATTTAAAATGTGCCCATTGCTCTTTAAATCTCTGCCAGCACCATATCAATGACATCATCCTCCAAAAACACATTACATCACCTCTTTGGGGACCCTTCTCCAGCAGTCCGTCCTCGCTTCGCACGTGTACCTTTTGAGGATCCTATTGGCTTTCTCTCAACGAAGGCCGACCTTCCGATGCATTCTATTGGTTATTATTGTGATCGGTTTCGCGTTATGATTGGTTAGATGCTAGTATTGGTTATAAAATCCCACATCTAGACATGAAAGTATTGGCGGTGTGGGGCCCGCGGGTAATTCATTTTCTTCT
This window encodes:
- the nucb1 gene encoding nucleobindin-1 isoform X2, which encodes MKRIMPGAPCWLLLLGSLSLRVWSLPIERNSIPQDAQPFQEEKREDNADTGLYYDRYLREVIEVLETDPHFREKLQTANAEDIKNGRLSKELDLVGHHVRTRLDELKRQEVSRLRMLLKAKMDSASMHNLQVDHTSLLKQFEHLDPHNQNTFEAKDLELLIATATKDLENYDAERHEEFKRYEMLKEHERRQYLKGLDQEKRETEERRLQELQEKHRQHPKINAPGSVAQLREVWKETDGLDPQEFNPKTFFKLHDTNGDGVLDEQELEALFTKELEKVYDPRNEEDDMVEMEEERLRMREHVMKNVDINHDRLVSLDEFLKSLEKKEYYSPKEWKTLDDTKPVYSEAELQQFEAELREKEAELGLKAESLRKEQELLNERGRALEAQKREYQLAVMEMSQRQKNLQAGSQAPPAGPNGELQFHPVERGPVPQDVEVDGQNVPPAEPPQNLPLHTP
- the nucb1 gene encoding nucleobindin-1 isoform X1, yielding MKRIMPGAPCWLLLLGSLSLRVWSLPIERNSIPQDAQPFQEEKREDNADTGLYYDRYLREVIEVLETDPHFREKLQTANAEDIKNGRLSKELDLVGHHVRTRLDELKRQEVSRLRMLLKAKMDSASMHNLQVDHTSLLKQFEHLDPHNQNTFEAKDLELLIATATKDLENYDAERHEEFKRYEMLKEHERRQYLKGLDQEKRETEERRLQELQEKHRQHPKINAPGSVAQLREVWKETDGLDPQEFNPKTFFKLHDTNGDGVLDEQELEALFTKELEKVYDPRNEEDDMVEMEEERLRMREHVMKNVDINHDRLVSLDEFLKSLEKKEYYSPKEWKTLDDTKPVYSEAELQQFEAELREKEAELGLKAESLRKEQELLNERGRALEAQKREYQLAVMEMSQRQKNLQAGSQAPPAGPNGELQFHPVERGSPAIV